Proteins found in one Mycoplasmopsis citelli genomic segment:
- a CDS encoding 23S rRNA (pseudouridine(1915)-N(3))-methyltransferase RlmH: MKINIIAVGSLTKEFQVLYDDYAKKLSFFTKINLIEIREQKFNNVEQKILKETQMILEKIPKNSKVIYFSLQGEQVSSEEFGKNFLETDNVTFVIGGSNGVAEEYFSNKISFSKMTFPHQLFRVMLVEQIYRSFSIKHNIKYHK; the protein is encoded by the coding sequence ATGAAAATTAATATTATAGCTGTTGGCTCTTTAACTAAAGAATTTCAAGTTTTATATGATGATTATGCTAAAAAACTTTCCTTTTTTACCAAAATTAATTTAATTGAAATTAGAGAACAAAAATTCAATAACGTTGAGCAAAAAATTCTCAAAGAAACTCAAATGATTTTAGAAAAGATTCCTAAAAACTCTAAAGTAATTTATTTCTCACTTCAAGGAGAGCAAGTAAGTTCTGAAGAATTTGGTAAAAACTTTTTAGAAACAGATAATGTTACCTTTGTTATCGGAGGGTCAAACGGAGTTGCTGAAGAATATTTTTCCAATAAAATTTCTTTTTCAAAAATGACTTTTCCGCATCAATTATTTAGAGTCATGTTAGTAGAACAAATTTACCGTTCTTTTAGTATTAAGCATAATATCAAATATCATAAATAA